A window from Natronorubrum aibiense encodes these proteins:
- a CDS encoding 5'-nucleotidase C-terminal domain-containing protein, producing the protein MNGNETSIGVWKSLNGDAASDDAGVPDVVFTHVSDLHGQLTPRYQVYYDNPTSKPNFDFGENDRVIKRGGGIPLLAAKLDEIRENYEVCTLMSGDTFHGSAVTTYTDGRAMLNPINEYIDPDVYVPGNWDYSNEAAKDGNFVELMGELDAPVLANNLYDWETDDRLYDAYELLNVGGVSVGIVGMTNVYVDRMAPAFYEGKYRFGKHPALLEESAHAAREDGADVVVAVTEIGLPWMVQAAKDCPSVDVMFSAHTHEYTYDPIVVEETETVVVESGMGEALGRVDLRVRDGDVQFRHHLYCLTEDGEHTPEPDADAQETVEAVREPFFADDPGFERGAGTLDRPLDTIVGETRTPLYRQSFLESAWNTLFNDALQAHFDTDLAVSHGFRYGTAIPPGEITLGQLYTFFPMATPVARGVAYGQQLTNHMEEFLEDNFTPYPYDQEDGRVRNFSSNVEVTVDPTAKRGRRLVEMRIDHEPVDPEETYSVATFRRPGDPERDLGNCGFPFQDIEVDDGTIPVDVIVEYLEEHSPVDYEVMGLVETADDGGQAQNTPADGPYPFIQPGVDYQGGDAYCETALIPRGNAFPEEGRNRTR; encoded by the coding sequence ATGAACGGAAACGAGACGTCCATCGGCGTGTGGAAGTCCCTCAATGGTGATGCTGCTAGCGACGACGCGGGCGTCCCTGACGTGGTCTTCACACACGTTAGCGACCTCCACGGGCAGCTAACGCCGCGCTACCAGGTCTACTATGACAATCCAACGTCGAAGCCGAACTTCGACTTCGGAGAGAACGACCGCGTCATCAAGCGCGGTGGCGGGATTCCACTGCTCGCGGCCAAACTCGATGAGATCCGCGAGAACTACGAGGTCTGCACCCTAATGAGTGGTGACACGTTTCATGGCTCTGCCGTGACGACCTACACCGACGGGCGGGCGATGCTCAATCCCATCAACGAGTACATCGACCCCGATGTCTACGTCCCAGGAAACTGGGATTACTCGAACGAGGCTGCCAAGGACGGCAACTTCGTGGAACTGATGGGCGAACTCGACGCCCCCGTTCTCGCGAACAATCTCTACGACTGGGAGACCGACGACCGACTGTACGACGCCTACGAACTCCTCAACGTTGGGGGAGTTTCGGTCGGCATCGTCGGGATGACGAACGTCTACGTCGATCGGATGGCGCCCGCGTTCTACGAGGGAAAATACCGCTTCGGCAAACACCCCGCGCTGCTCGAAGAATCAGCGCATGCCGCCCGTGAAGACGGCGCGGATGTCGTGGTCGCCGTCACCGAGATCGGCCTCCCGTGGATGGTCCAGGCCGCCAAGGACTGCCCGAGCGTCGACGTGATGTTCAGCGCGCACACCCACGAGTACACCTACGACCCTATCGTCGTCGAGGAGACCGAGACGGTGGTCGTCGAGTCGGGGATGGGCGAGGCACTCGGCCGTGTCGACCTCCGCGTACGCGACGGTGACGTGCAGTTCCGACACCACCTCTACTGTCTCACCGAGGACGGCGAGCACACGCCGGAACCGGACGCCGATGCACAGGAGACGGTCGAGGCCGTTCGCGAGCCGTTCTTTGCGGACGACCCCGGATTCGAGCGAGGAGCCGGAACGCTCGACCGTCCCCTCGATACGATCGTTGGGGAAACGAGAACGCCGCTCTACCGGCAGTCGTTTCTCGAGAGCGCCTGGAACACGCTGTTCAACGACGCACTGCAGGCGCACTTTGACACCGACCTCGCCGTCTCACACGGATTCCGGTACGGGACCGCCATCCCGCCCGGCGAGATCACGCTCGGCCAGCTATACACGTTCTTCCCGATGGCCACACCCGTCGCCCGCGGCGTCGCCTACGGCCAGCAACTCACGAACCACATGGAGGAATTTCTCGAAGACAACTTCACGCCGTACCCCTACGACCAGGAGGACGGCCGCGTCCGCAACTTCTCCTCGAACGTCGAGGTGACCGTCGACCCGACCGCCAAGCGCGGCCGTCGTCTCGTCGAGATGCGGATCGACCATGAACCTGTTGACCCGGAGGAGACCTACTCAGTGGCGACGTTCCGCCGTCCTGGCGACCCAGAGCGTGACCTCGGCAACTGCGGATTCCCGTTTCAGGACATCGAGGTCGACGACGGGACAATTCCGGTCGACGTCATCGTCGAGTACCTTGAAGAGCACTCGCCTGTCGACTACGAGGTGATGGGACTGGTCGAGACCGCAGACGATGGCGGCCAGGCGCAGAACACGCCCGCAGACGGGCCGTATCCGTTCATCCAACCGGGCGTCGACTATCAGGGCGGTGATGCCTACTGCGAGACGGCCCTGATTCCGCGTGGGAACGCTTTCCCCGAAGAAGGGCGTAATCGTACGCGCTAG
- a CDS encoding sulfite exporter TauE/SafE family protein, whose amino-acid sequence MTSNWVMTGLSAVVILGASVVHGIAGFGFAQVSMGLMPLFRSPSSASIIFTATAVVSNARVWWSVRDAFDWEKWIIPVSGLVVGMPLGIYVFSRFGEAQMRVAIGAVLVLAVIIVGATQQLDVVTDWIEARDYRPGKIIGATAGLFAGIFGGAVAVPGPPMIVYGAFMSASGFWSDEEMKATFTAFFGTLMLYRLGSLTYTGSVTTPLMIEAVIAIPMVFLGAWIGVYIFDHIPERIFQWVVLVLLTVNAFVLLLTAVPEL is encoded by the coding sequence ATGACAAGTAACTGGGTGATGACGGGGTTGTCTGCGGTCGTCATCCTCGGCGCGTCCGTCGTTCACGGGATCGCGGGGTTCGGCTTCGCGCAGGTATCGATGGGCCTGATGCCGCTGTTTCGGTCGCCCTCGAGTGCATCGATCATCTTCACGGCGACGGCGGTGGTGAGCAACGCCCGCGTCTGGTGGAGCGTCCGGGACGCGTTCGATTGGGAGAAGTGGATCATCCCCGTCAGCGGTCTCGTAGTCGGGATGCCGCTTGGTATCTACGTGTTCAGTCGGTTCGGCGAGGCACAGATGCGCGTCGCCATCGGGGCCGTCCTCGTGTTAGCGGTCATCATTGTCGGTGCGACCCAGCAACTCGATGTCGTCACGGACTGGATCGAAGCGCGAGACTACCGACCGGGAAAGATTATCGGCGCGACGGCTGGTCTCTTTGCGGGGATTTTCGGCGGTGCTGTTGCCGTTCCTGGCCCGCCGATGATCGTTTACGGAGCGTTCATGTCGGCCAGCGGCTTCTGGAGCGATGAAGAAATGAAAGCCACGTTCACCGCCTTCTTCGGGACGCTCATGTTGTATCGGCTGGGCAGTCTCACATATACTGGGTCGGTGACGACGCCGCTAATGATCGAGGCCGTCATCGCCATTCCGATGGTGTTCCTCGGTGCCTGGATCGGCGTATACATCTTCGACCACATCCCCGAGCGGATCTTCCAGTGGGTCGTGCTGGTACTGCTGACCGTGAACGCGTTCGTCCTCCTACTCACGGCGGTTCCGGAACTCTAA
- a CDS encoding SHOCT domain-containing protein, whose translation MFTIAIGLVWLFANWDANTPTRSLDDSSSELSDEEALEALKRRYASGELDDAEFERQLETLLENETLDDVENRVTVDPDQTDDGRDRRSPRPETRPGWMRVPSTQQTPTQTALI comes from the coding sequence GTGTTCACAATCGCGATCGGCCTCGTGTGGCTCTTCGCGAACTGGGACGCGAACACTCCCACTCGTTCTCTGGATGACTCTTCGAGCGAGTTGTCGGACGAGGAGGCGCTAGAGGCGCTCAAGCGGCGGTATGCGAGCGGCGAACTCGACGACGCGGAGTTCGAGCGGCAGTTAGAGACGTTGCTCGAGAACGAGACTCTCGACGACGTCGAAAACCGAGTAACTGTCGACCCCGATCAGACGGATGACGGCCGGGATAGGCGGAGTCCCCGACCGGAAACCCGGCCCGGGTGGATGCGGGTGCCATCAACGCAGCAAACACCGACGCAGACGGCACTGATCTGA
- a CDS encoding YeeE/YedE family protein: MIATSLSVATELFPRGIDHYLIGGLFLGLGIAVIYLGTGILAGNSTFLETTLSYVSDLPRFQRQKYVASRDWRVVFAVSIVAGAAVYEFAFTAGAFVTDVQWWRLLGGGILVGIGTRIGKGCTSGHGVSGIASLSRTSIVNVTLFVGVAVVTALVVSALGVTP, from the coding sequence ATGATCGCTACATCGCTTTCGGTAGCAACAGAATTGTTCCCGCGAGGAATCGACCACTATCTGATCGGCGGGCTCTTCCTCGGTCTTGGGATCGCCGTCATCTATCTGGGGACGGGAATCCTCGCCGGAAACAGCACGTTCCTCGAGACGACGCTGTCGTACGTCTCCGACCTCCCGCGGTTCCAGCGCCAAAAGTACGTCGCGTCCCGCGACTGGCGGGTCGTCTTCGCGGTCAGTATCGTCGCCGGCGCGGCCGTCTACGAGTTCGCGTTCACCGCGGGGGCCTTCGTCACCGACGTGCAGTGGTGGCGGTTGCTCGGCGGCGGAATACTCGTCGGGATCGGCACGCGAATCGGGAAGGGCTGTACGTCGGGGCACGGCGTCTCCGGCATCGCGTCGCTCTCTCGAACGTCGATCGTGAACGTGACGCTGTTCGTCGGCGTCGCCGTCGTAACCGCGCTCGTCGTCTCCGCGCTGGGGGTGACTCCCTGA
- a CDS encoding DUF6691 family protein: protein MRSDGRGPLFTLLVVIGGLSHGFGLAYSRMARPEIVLDFLRLEDLGLLFVMGGAALVTGLAIQLGTRVLETAPLTGTRYTGREKGFDRNVVAGGIVFGVGWGLSGVCPGAGYASLGIGNYRILWAVAGMFIGAYAQGLWRVHRYSEAGERSAPGD from the coding sequence ATGCGTTCCGACGGCCGTGGGCCGTTATTCACTCTTCTCGTCGTCATTGGCGGGCTCTCGCACGGGTTCGGGTTAGCGTACAGTCGGATGGCCCGTCCCGAGATCGTGCTGGACTTCCTCCGCCTCGAGGACCTCGGACTGCTCTTCGTGATGGGCGGTGCGGCCCTCGTCACGGGCCTCGCGATCCAATTGGGAACGCGAGTCCTCGAGACGGCACCGCTGACGGGGACGCGCTACACCGGACGCGAGAAGGGATTCGACAGGAACGTCGTTGCTGGCGGCATTGTCTTCGGCGTCGGCTGGGGACTCTCGGGCGTCTGTCCCGGCGCCGGCTACGCGAGCCTGGGAATCGGCAATTATCGGATCCTCTGGGCCGTCGCGGGGATGTTCATCGGTGCGTACGCACAAGGGCTCTGGCGAGTTCACCGATACTCGGAAGCGGGTGAGCGGAGCGCTCCCGGAGATTGA
- a CDS encoding DUF7546 family protein: MGATEPKSTVDSDSLGRFVAASTRLNLLFAIQVIAGLAFAYATGEAGQRITHFLLPFIWSTASVWVVWHTRPDSPRPRVRILAAAVAAAYLLVLFYLSGLLQSSSPSIGQLIGSNAIGVTWGRSLGWSPVLVYVGDWVALTLVPYQTLGLVALAYLVYDALLEVARSAIGGVIGFAACPACVGPMFAPLLAGGASSSSVVLVAGRWGYEIATVLFLVSISILYHRRHLQRLYATVRN; the protein is encoded by the coding sequence GTGGGCGCAACAGAGCCGAAATCCACGGTCGATAGCGACTCTCTTGGGCGGTTCGTGGCGGCAAGCACGCGGTTAAACCTGCTGTTCGCGATTCAGGTGATCGCCGGACTCGCGTTCGCGTACGCTACCGGTGAGGCGGGACAACGGATTACCCACTTTCTCCTCCCGTTTATTTGGAGTACCGCCTCCGTTTGGGTCGTCTGGCACACTCGGCCCGATTCACCGCGGCCTCGTGTTCGGATTCTCGCTGCTGCCGTCGCTGCGGCGTATCTGCTGGTGCTGTTCTATCTCTCGGGCTTACTCCAGTCGAGTTCCCCGTCCATCGGGCAGTTGATCGGTTCGAACGCGATCGGCGTCACGTGGGGTCGATCGCTGGGGTGGAGCCCGGTACTGGTGTACGTCGGTGACTGGGTCGCGTTGACGCTCGTTCCGTACCAGACGCTCGGGTTGGTCGCGCTGGCCTATCTCGTCTACGACGCGCTCCTTGAGGTCGCGCGGTCGGCGATCGGGGGTGTCATCGGGTTCGCCGCGTGTCCCGCCTGTGTCGGACCAATGTTCGCCCCACTGCTCGCGGGCGGCGCCAGCAGTTCCTCGGTAGTCCTGGTAGCAGGACGGTGGGGGTACGAAATCGCGACGGTCCTGTTCCTCGTCTCGATTTCGATTCTCTACCACCGACGGCATCTCCAGCGTCTCTACGCGACCGTCCGGAACTGA